The genome window AGCATTGAAATGGCTTCGACAACCAAATTACAGAGGATCACGGTAAATAGTCCATGAAGATGTAGAGGTCCACGAACAATTGCCAAAATGGTtttagaaaaaacaaaaaaaatcacggAACAACACTTGAAAAACCATCTGCTAGCATCAAAATAGCAACACAAGTAAACAAAAATGAACTCTTCTTGGGTGCTGAAAAGATTGGAAATATTCCTTGACATGTCTTAGTTCAACAACAAAGAATTGTATAAAGAAGATTGATCTTTCAGTTTTCTTTCTTGTGCCTCACATTCTTAAAAACATCTATGCTGAAAACCAACTAAACTATAATGCTTGTGTCTTCAATTCAGCAAGCTGGCTCTGTTGTGGACCAGCCTCAGAGTCCGCTGAATTATGACTGCTCATTTCCTGCACAGGTGGTGCGTTGACAACAGTCACTGGCATGAGATGATTATCagataaccgacccttcatttccCGGTGCTCCTGACAGATAGCACACCAGTGCATGCAGCAATGGACCATGCAAGGGTCACATGGAGAGTTCTGCAAATACAATAAGTGAACAGTCATTACAGTAACCAAGATCATGAAGTGAAAGCTACAGACAAGCAGAGAAGGGACCAACTGCTGCTAGGAACAAAAAAATTACGTAGGCAAATAGCACAATCAATTCATAgaaaatagaagataaaaatccACCTTGAGATGATACTTCTTTTGTAGTGATTGCCTAAATATACCGGTGTAGATACCACACATCCACCAAGTAAAGACTAATCCTTCTCCAATCAAAACTGATGTTTCTGGGTCAATACCATGGAAAACTGCTGTAGCAACTGCAAGTGCAATACCACCTTCGACACAGAGAGCATGGCACATACAGGGAGTTGTCCATGGTGTATCATCTCTAAGCCTCTCCACATTGCGCCCAAACAACACACAGGGACAGAACAGACCAGTCCGACCTATCATCCAAAAAGGTTGCCAGTTAAATTATTAGACACTACCAATAGTAGGT of Musa acuminata AAA Group cultivar baxijiao chromosome BXJ1-7, Cavendish_Baxijiao_AAA, whole genome shotgun sequence contains these proteins:
- the LOC103990416 gene encoding cell number regulator 6, which gives rise to MMSDVTVPSRYVKLTKDQDVPLEEIRPGELNQPVRVPQLGVHRCAECGQPLPESYEPPADEAWTTGICGCAEDPESCRTGLFCPCVLFGRNVERLRDDTPWTTPCMCHALCVEGGIALAVATAVFHGIDPETSVLIGEGLVFTWWMCGIYTGIFRQSLQKKYHLKNSPCDPCMVHCCMHWCAICQEHREMKGRLSDNHLMPVTVVNAPPVQEMSSHNSADSEAGPQQSQLAELKTQAL